One genomic segment of Terriglobia bacterium includes these proteins:
- the gyrB gene encoding DNA topoisomerase (ATP-hydrolyzing) subunit B: MSANTESLPSVSSSSDYTADSIKVLGGMEAVRKRPAMYIGSTGELGLHHLVYEVVDNSVDEALAGYADKVDVTIHIDNSVTVVDNGRGIPVGDMDIDGEKISAAQVVMTTLHAGGKFDSSTYKVSGGLHGVGVSCVNALSEELDLEIWRPDEGTFEQSYSRGEPTTKLKKTGSAGKKRGTKVRFTPDKGIFTVTEYNFDTLAQRLRELAFLNKGLVITLTDERTTDAKSGENKRLEFKYTGGIAEFVKHLNKGKAVLHERPIYMEAERDAVAMEIALQYNDGYSENVFSFANNINTVDGGSHLSGFRTSLTRTINYAGQQLGLFKDVKENLTGDDVREGLVAVISVKLSQPQFEGQTKGKLNSDIAGTVQAFVNERLGAFFEQNPPVARKIINKAIEAARAREAARKARDLTRRKGALDGGGLPGKLADCSERMPERCELFLVEGESAGGTAKQGRDRRFQAILPLKGKILNVEKARYDKMLGHEEIRAMITALGTSIGKDDFDPAKLRYGKIILMTDADVDGSHIRTLLLTFFFRHMNELIKRGNVFIAQPPLYGIKKGKATQYIKDDREFVRVMVKRASEGIVVRYGEGAARLEGAPLTRFITTLNEYIGFLDKVSRRLRSEKVAEVVARLDLAKRADFEGAKDAPPKKIKDLERELKKIAKEEEFKSVESKFDDEHNLWEGHFVNAQGAEHVIGWELAATPEYRQMMAKYKQIEGYMEPPFVIEFKTRETAANGNKEEDLSDTEKAELEKAEKKAPKAAARRKGPELEPVEKQTVRELFDYVLNEGKKDFTVQRYKGLGEMSAEQLWQTTMDPERRTLLAVKAEDIEACEAIFTTLMGEDVEARRKFIEENALDVKNLDI; the protein is encoded by the coding sequence ATGAGCGCCAACACAGAATCATTGCCGAGTGTCTCTTCGTCCAGCGACTACACCGCCGACTCCATCAAGGTGTTGGGCGGCATGGAAGCGGTGCGCAAGCGCCCAGCCATGTACATCGGATCAACGGGCGAGCTGGGCCTGCATCACCTGGTGTACGAAGTGGTGGACAACTCGGTGGACGAAGCGCTGGCCGGCTACGCCGACAAAGTTGACGTCACCATCCACATCGATAATTCCGTCACCGTGGTTGATAACGGCCGCGGCATTCCTGTCGGCGACATGGATATTGACGGCGAAAAAATTTCTGCGGCGCAAGTGGTCATGACGACGCTGCACGCGGGGGGCAAGTTCGATTCCTCGACGTACAAGGTTTCCGGGGGATTGCACGGCGTGGGCGTGAGCTGCGTGAATGCGCTCAGCGAAGAGCTCGATCTGGAAATCTGGCGCCCGGATGAAGGTACCTTCGAGCAGAGCTATTCCCGCGGCGAGCCGACAACCAAGCTGAAGAAAACCGGCAGCGCGGGAAAGAAGCGCGGCACCAAGGTCCGTTTCACGCCGGACAAGGGAATCTTCACCGTTACCGAGTACAACTTCGACACGCTGGCGCAGCGGCTGCGCGAGCTGGCGTTCCTGAACAAGGGCCTGGTGATCACGCTCACCGACGAGCGCACCACGGATGCCAAGAGCGGCGAAAACAAGCGGCTGGAATTCAAGTACACCGGCGGCATCGCGGAATTCGTCAAGCACCTGAACAAAGGCAAAGCGGTGCTGCACGAGCGGCCCATCTACATGGAAGCGGAGCGCGACGCCGTCGCCATGGAGATCGCGCTGCAGTACAACGACGGCTACTCGGAAAACGTGTTCAGCTTCGCCAACAACATCAACACCGTGGACGGCGGCTCGCACCTCTCGGGCTTCCGCACGTCGCTGACGCGCACCATCAACTACGCCGGGCAGCAACTGGGGCTGTTCAAGGACGTCAAGGAAAACCTGACGGGCGACGACGTGCGCGAAGGGCTGGTGGCGGTGATCAGCGTCAAGCTGTCGCAGCCGCAGTTTGAAGGGCAGACCAAGGGCAAACTGAATTCCGATATCGCCGGCACCGTGCAGGCATTCGTCAACGAACGCCTGGGCGCGTTCTTCGAGCAGAACCCGCCGGTGGCACGCAAGATCATCAACAAGGCGATCGAGGCGGCGCGCGCGCGCGAGGCTGCCCGCAAGGCGCGCGATCTGACCCGCCGCAAGGGAGCGCTGGACGGCGGCGGGCTGCCGGGCAAGCTGGCCGACTGCTCCGAGCGCATGCCGGAACGCTGCGAACTGTTCCTGGTGGAGGGCGAAAGCGCCGGCGGCACGGCCAAGCAGGGACGAGACCGGCGTTTCCAGGCGATCCTGCCGCTGAAGGGCAAGATCCTCAACGTGGAAAAAGCGCGCTACGACAAGATGCTGGGGCACGAGGAAATCCGCGCCATGATCACGGCGCTGGGCACCAGCATCGGCAAGGACGACTTCGATCCCGCGAAGCTGCGCTACGGCAAGATCATCCTGATGACCGACGCCGACGTGGACGGCTCGCACATCCGCACCCTGCTGCTCACGTTCTTCTTCCGCCACATGAACGAGCTGATCAAGCGCGGCAACGTGTTCATCGCGCAGCCGCCGCTGTACGGGATCAAGAAAGGGAAGGCGACGCAGTACATCAAGGACGACCGCGAGTTCGTGCGGGTGATGGTGAAGCGCGCCTCGGAAGGGATCGTGGTGCGTTACGGGGAAGGCGCGGCGCGGCTGGAAGGGGCGCCGCTGACGCGGTTCATCACCACGCTGAACGAATACATCGGCTTCCTCGACAAAGTCAGCCGGCGGCTGCGCAGCGAGAAAGTGGCGGAAGTAGTGGCGCGGCTCGATCTGGCCAAGCGCGCCGACTTTGAAGGCGCCAAGGACGCGCCGCCGAAGAAGATCAAGGACCTGGAACGCGAGCTGAAGAAGATCGCGAAAGAAGAAGAGTTCAAGAGCGTGGAGTCGAAGTTCGACGACGAGCACAACCTGTGGGAAGGGCACTTCGTCAACGCGCAGGGCGCCGAACATGTGATCGGGTGGGAGCTGGCGGCTACGCCCGAGTACCGCCAGATGATGGCCAAGTACAAGCAGATCGAAGGCTACATGGAGCCGCCGTTCGTGATCGAGTTCAAGACGCGCGAAACGGCCGCGAACGGCAACAAGGAAGAAGACCTCAGCGACACCGAAAAAGCCGAGCTGGAAAAAGCGGAGAAGAAGGCGCCCAAGGCCGCGGCCCGCCGCAAGGGTCCGGAGCTGGAGCCGGTGGAGAAGCAGACCGTCCGGGAGTTGTTCGATTACGTGCTCAACGAGGGCAAGAAAGATTTCACGGTGCAGCGCTACAAAGGCCTGGGCGAAATGAGCGCCGAGCAGTTGTGGCAGACCACCATGGACCCGGAACGGCGCACGCTGCTGGCGGTGAAAGCGGAAGATATCGAGGCGTGCGAGGCGATCTTCACCACGCTGATGGGCGAAGACGTGGAGGCGCGGCGGAAGTTCATCGAAGAGAATGCGCTGGATGTGAAGAATTTGGATATTTAG
- a CDS encoding DUF3857 domain-containing protein, translated as MSTAGAFFLLSVWVLGQTKPSTTASAGPDYSQEPSIAESIVSRFAFEDDGTGTQESTVRLRIQTGAGVQQWGLLSFAYLKANDTVEIAYVRVRKPDGTVVITPPENFQDMESDVSRIAPMYSDLRQKHVAVKGLSPGDVLEYRMLSRTHTPQVPGQFWLSYNFTTEGIVLDEQLEVSVPRTREVKIKSADAQPSIREEGARRFYTWKTNKLRRKTDEEKRKESKKDAPPPSVQLTSFRSWEELGKWYGGLQSDRVVPTAEVRAKAAELTRTAVTEMDKVRAIYQYVSTEFRYIGINFGAGRYQPHAAGDVLSNQYGDCKDKHTLLASLLRAVGITAQPVLVNSSRKIDEDVPSPVQFDHVVSRVIVGKEVVWLDTTPEVAPFGLLLYGLRDKRALLVGDKPELVRTPADTPVRDRDEFSFEGKLGDDGVLNGAIRRVSRGDAEVIFRLAFRRTPQPQWKELLQGISYASGFLGTVDNVKVSSPVATDEPFTMTYTYNRTDYADWANHRILAALPGMGLPSVRQEDEKSVDPLQLGPPSEFHYTSKMEMPPSYTPDVRADVDLSNDWAEYHAHSQLKDGVLLVDRVLQIKKNEVPPAKRDEWKKFVKAVEDDTGQYIVLTAKNEKPAARENAPTAFLADRDPEAVRLFQQLIMAFQRQDFQGVEELARRILSIDPKFPRAWAAIGVAQSAMHHTDEALQAFQKEAEVNPSDAAVYRQIAQTLIWMGRRKDAIEVWRKLLKIAPDDADAADRLSGALMADKQYAEAIRVLEPVLKEHPQSADLLQNLGTAYMRSGEVEKGVAALKQALDLQPSPLMRNNLAYELVERNLDLDLAEQLAVKAVQEQSEVTDLTRLEHLTLQGAQRTSSLGSYWDTLGWVYFRRGDLTKAEEYLRAAWDLLQAPTVGDHLGQLYEKQGKHAAAAKMYAQALKSTVPTGFGDPAGKSDIQARLRRAAGSEAEAALAMKEAPEALSRARTVHLPRIEKSGGSAEFFVLVSTGGKIEEVKFISGNEAFRAAEDALRNALAGKMNPHAPLNAPVKLVRRGIVVCATAGTGCDIALMTPDTVRSVN; from the coding sequence ATGTCTACCGCAGGCGCATTTTTTCTGCTGTCCGTCTGGGTCTTGGGCCAGACCAAGCCGTCTACAACGGCCAGCGCGGGCCCCGACTATTCCCAGGAGCCGTCCATCGCCGAGAGCATCGTGTCTCGCTTCGCCTTTGAAGACGATGGGACGGGAACGCAGGAGTCGACCGTACGCTTGCGGATCCAAACCGGCGCCGGCGTTCAGCAATGGGGACTGCTGTCCTTCGCTTACCTGAAAGCGAACGACACAGTTGAGATCGCCTACGTGCGCGTGCGCAAGCCGGACGGCACGGTGGTGATCACGCCGCCGGAGAATTTCCAGGATATGGAGTCGGACGTCTCGCGCATAGCGCCCATGTACAGCGACCTGCGACAGAAGCACGTTGCCGTCAAAGGCCTCAGCCCGGGGGACGTTCTCGAGTACCGCATGCTGTCGCGCACGCACACGCCGCAGGTGCCGGGGCAGTTCTGGCTGAGCTACAACTTCACAACCGAGGGTATTGTGCTGGACGAACAGTTGGAAGTCAGCGTCCCGCGCACACGCGAAGTGAAGATCAAGAGCGCGGATGCGCAACCGAGCATTCGCGAGGAAGGCGCACGCCGGTTCTACACCTGGAAGACGAACAAGCTGCGGCGTAAGACGGACGAGGAAAAGCGCAAGGAGAGCAAGAAGGACGCACCGCCGCCGTCGGTACAGTTGACGAGTTTCCGCTCCTGGGAAGAACTCGGCAAGTGGTACGGCGGTTTGCAAAGTGATCGAGTCGTGCCGACCGCCGAAGTACGCGCTAAGGCGGCCGAGCTGACGCGTACAGCGGTCACGGAGATGGACAAGGTCCGAGCCATTTACCAGTACGTCTCCACCGAGTTTCGGTACATTGGGATCAATTTCGGCGCCGGTCGATACCAGCCGCATGCCGCGGGCGATGTCCTCTCTAACCAGTATGGCGACTGCAAAGACAAGCACACGCTGCTGGCGTCGCTGCTGCGGGCGGTCGGCATCACCGCCCAGCCGGTGCTGGTGAATTCGTCACGCAAGATTGACGAGGACGTACCCTCGCCGGTGCAGTTCGACCACGTGGTTAGCCGGGTGATCGTGGGCAAGGAAGTGGTCTGGCTGGACACCACGCCGGAAGTAGCACCGTTCGGCCTGCTGCTGTACGGTCTGCGCGACAAGCGTGCTTTGCTGGTCGGCGACAAGCCGGAACTGGTGAGGACTCCGGCGGACACCCCGGTGCGCGACCGCGACGAATTCAGCTTTGAGGGCAAGCTAGGCGACGACGGCGTGCTCAACGGCGCCATCCGCCGCGTGTCGCGCGGGGATGCGGAAGTCATCTTCCGCCTGGCTTTCCGGCGCACGCCCCAGCCGCAATGGAAGGAGTTGCTGCAGGGCATTTCCTACGCCAGCGGGTTCCTGGGGACGGTGGACAACGTGAAGGTCAGCTCGCCGGTTGCCACCGACGAGCCCTTTACCATGACCTACACCTACAACCGCACGGATTATGCCGACTGGGCGAACCATCGCATCCTGGCCGCCTTGCCGGGAATGGGCCTACCCAGCGTGCGCCAGGAAGATGAAAAATCCGTGGACCCGCTGCAACTGGGGCCGCCCAGCGAATTCCACTACACCTCGAAGATGGAGATGCCGCCCAGCTACACGCCCGACGTACGCGCCGACGTCGACCTGAGCAACGACTGGGCCGAGTACCACGCGCATTCCCAGTTAAAGGATGGCGTGCTGCTGGTCGATCGCGTGCTCCAGATCAAGAAAAACGAGGTGCCGCCCGCCAAACGCGACGAGTGGAAAAAGTTCGTCAAGGCGGTGGAGGATGATACCGGGCAGTACATTGTCCTGACGGCGAAGAATGAGAAGCCCGCCGCGAGAGAGAACGCCCCGACAGCTTTCCTGGCCGACCGTGATCCGGAAGCGGTGCGGCTGTTCCAGCAACTGATCATGGCTTTTCAGCGCCAAGACTTCCAGGGCGTGGAAGAATTGGCCCGCAGGATACTCAGCATCGATCCGAAGTTTCCGCGGGCGTGGGCCGCTATTGGCGTCGCCCAATCCGCCATGCACCACACCGACGAAGCCCTGCAAGCATTTCAAAAGGAAGCGGAAGTTAACCCGAGTGACGCGGCCGTTTATCGGCAGATCGCGCAGACGCTCATATGGATGGGCAGACGCAAAGACGCCATCGAAGTCTGGCGCAAGCTGCTGAAAATTGCCCCGGATGATGCCGATGCCGCCGACCGCCTCAGTGGTGCGTTGATGGCAGACAAACAATACGCGGAGGCCATACGCGTCCTGGAACCGGTATTAAAGGAACACCCGCAAAGTGCCGATCTGCTGCAAAATCTTGGGACCGCGTACATGCGCTCGGGCGAGGTGGAGAAAGGCGTCGCTGCGTTGAAGCAGGCGCTGGATCTGCAACCGTCGCCTCTGATGAGGAACAATCTGGCCTACGAATTGGTTGAGCGCAACCTCGACCTTGATTTGGCGGAGCAACTGGCGGTCAAGGCGGTGCAGGAGCAAAGTGAGGTGACAGATCTCACCAGACTCGAACACCTGACCCTGCAGGGTGCTCAACGCACATCCTCGCTCGGCAGCTATTGGGATACTCTGGGCTGGGTTTACTTCCGCCGGGGCGACCTCACCAAAGCCGAAGAGTACCTGCGCGCCGCATGGGACCTGCTGCAAGCGCCCACTGTCGGAGACCACCTTGGCCAACTCTACGAAAAGCAGGGAAAACATGCCGCAGCCGCGAAGATGTACGCCCAGGCATTGAAATCTACTGTCCCGACCGGGTTTGGGGATCCCGCGGGAAAAAGCGACATTCAGGCCCGTCTCCGCCGCGCCGCCGGGAGCGAGGCGGAGGCCGCGCTGGCCATGAAGGAGGCTCCCGAGGCGCTCAGCCGCGCGCGCACCGTCCATCTGCCGAGAATCGAGAAGAGCGGTGGGAGCGCGGAATTCTTTGTGCTGGTCTCCACTGGCGGCAAGATTGAAGAAGTGAAGTTCATCTCCGGCAACGAAGCCTTCCGTGCAGCGGAAGACGCACTCCGCAATGCCTTGGCCGGCAAGATGAATCCGCACGCACCGCTCAACGCGCCGGTGAAGCTGGTGCGCCGCGGAATCGTTGTCTGCGCGACCGCGGGCACAGGTTGTGACATAGCCTTGATGACGCCGGACACAGTGCGGTCCGTGAATTGA
- the mscL gene encoding large conductance mechanosensitive channel protein MscL translates to MKGFKQFLLRGNVVDLAVAVVIGAAFGAVVTAFVKDLLTPLIAAIAGKPDFSAFYFDVNGSRFLYGDFVNAAVAFLLVSAAVYFFVVLPINTLIQRYRKAPAPADPTTKKCPECLSEIPMAARRCAFCTTVVGSAAGS, encoded by the coding sequence ATGAAGGGCTTCAAGCAATTCCTGTTGCGCGGCAACGTGGTGGACCTGGCGGTGGCGGTGGTGATCGGCGCAGCGTTCGGCGCGGTGGTGACGGCGTTCGTCAAAGACCTGCTGACGCCGCTGATCGCCGCCATTGCCGGCAAGCCGGATTTCTCCGCCTTCTACTTCGACGTGAACGGCAGCCGCTTCCTGTACGGCGATTTCGTGAACGCGGCGGTGGCGTTCCTGCTGGTGTCGGCGGCGGTGTACTTTTTTGTCGTGCTGCCGATCAACACGCTGATCCAGCGCTATCGCAAGGCGCCGGCGCCGGCGGATCCGACGACCAAGAAGTGTCCCGAATGCCTGAGCGAGATTCCGATGGCGGCCAGGCGGTGCGCGTTCTGCACGACGGTGGTGGGGAGCGCAGCCGGCTCCTGA
- the dnaN gene encoding DNA polymerase III subunit beta, with product MEITVSKSDLLKELTATQGVVERKTTIPILSNFLFEAAGDRLSITATDLDLSLRTGCPAKVKKEGACTIPARRLFDYVKLLGDGEITIKLLENHWVNLRLSRSNTKMVGMARSNFPSLPAFPTTTAYKLPSPILHRMIAKTIFAISNEESRYTLNGALLVLKPEAMIMVATDGHRLAHIENSKARFTGVSGELRILVPKKAMGELNSLLNDYDGEFVEFAKDESTLFFRLGDRLLTSRQLTGQFPNYEAVLPRDNNKTVSVATDAISAAIQRVAQFADERSGAIRLRLDKGEIKVSSSSSDAGESEDSIETSYQGEALTIGFNSQYLLDFFKAAGSSEVRFEFKDPQSAGQLRPEEPADSDFKYRYIVMPMRI from the coding sequence ATGGAAATCACGGTCAGCAAATCGGACCTGCTGAAGGAACTGACGGCGACCCAGGGCGTGGTGGAGCGCAAAACTACGATTCCCATCCTGTCAAATTTCCTGTTCGAGGCTGCCGGCGACCGCCTGTCCATCACGGCGACGGACCTGGACCTGAGCTTGCGTACCGGCTGCCCGGCCAAGGTCAAGAAAGAAGGTGCGTGCACGATTCCGGCGCGGCGCCTATTCGATTACGTCAAGCTGCTGGGGGACGGCGAAATCACCATCAAGCTGCTGGAGAACCACTGGGTGAACCTGCGCCTGAGCCGGTCGAACACGAAAATGGTCGGCATGGCGCGGTCGAATTTTCCCAGCCTGCCAGCGTTTCCCACCACGACGGCGTACAAGCTGCCGTCGCCGATACTGCACCGGATGATTGCCAAGACCATCTTCGCGATCTCCAACGAAGAGTCGCGTTACACGCTGAACGGCGCGCTGCTGGTGCTGAAGCCGGAGGCGATGATCATGGTGGCTACCGACGGCCACCGCCTGGCGCACATCGAGAACAGCAAGGCGCGGTTCACGGGAGTGTCGGGCGAGCTGCGGATCCTGGTGCCGAAAAAGGCGATGGGCGAACTGAATTCGCTGCTCAACGATTACGACGGCGAATTCGTGGAGTTCGCCAAGGACGAGTCCACGCTGTTCTTCCGCCTGGGCGACCGGCTGCTGACCTCGCGCCAACTCACCGGGCAATTCCCCAACTACGAAGCGGTGCTGCCGCGTGACAACAACAAGACGGTTTCGGTGGCGACCGATGCGATCTCGGCGGCCATCCAGCGCGTGGCACAGTTTGCCGACGAGCGCAGCGGCGCCATCCGGCTGCGCCTGGACAAGGGCGAGATCAAGGTGTCGTCATCGTCGAGCGACGCCGGCGAGTCAGAAGATTCGATTGAGACCAGCTACCAGGGCGAGGCGCTCACCATCGGGTTCAACAGCCAGTACCTGCTGGATTTCTTCAAGGCTGCCGGGTCGAGCGAAGTGCGATTCGAATTCAAGGACCCGCAGTCGGCGGGACAGTTGCGCCCGGAAGAGCCGGCGGACAGCGACTTCAAGTACCGCTATATCGTGATGCCGATGAGGATCTGA